The Deinococcus carri genome contains a region encoding:
- the argJ gene encoding bifunctional glutamate N-acetyltransferase/amino-acid acetyltransferase ArgJ, whose product MTETDLTFPRGFRAAALAAGIKPSGRTDLSCVASDAECAWAFAGTRSTTAAACVTRNREVYARGGPVRALVVNAGNANAATGAQGARDNAAIADALGSVLNVDAGAVLTASTGIIGHLLPMDRVLGGVEHLPDGLSREAAPFAAAIMTTDTRPKTAEATLSTGARIVGTAKGSGMIHPDMATMFAFAFSDAGVDQAALRAAFPGIVARTFNAVTVDGDTSTNDMAMVLANGRAGEVDLAEFLAALEGVMRDLARQIAADGEGATKLLTVRVTGARSEAEALAAARTCCVSPLLKSAVHGNDPNWGRVIMAVGRSGAAVNVEGMRVTVQGTPVFAGKPLPYDAARVSDSMNAPEVVFEVDLGAGDAAGEAWGCDLSAEYVSINADYTT is encoded by the coding sequence ATGACCGAGACGGACCTGACCTTTCCCCGGGGCTTCCGCGCCGCCGCGCTGGCGGCGGGCATCAAACCCAGCGGCCGAACCGACCTGAGCTGCGTGGCGAGTGACGCGGAGTGCGCCTGGGCCTTTGCGGGAACGCGCAGCACCACGGCCGCCGCCTGCGTGACCCGCAACCGCGAGGTGTATGCGCGGGGCGGGCCGGTGCGGGCACTCGTCGTGAACGCGGGAAACGCGAACGCGGCGACCGGGGCGCAGGGGGCGCGGGACAACGCCGCCATCGCGGACGCCCTGGGCAGCGTGCTGAACGTGGACGCGGGGGCCGTCCTGACTGCCAGCACCGGCATCATCGGGCACCTGCTGCCGATGGACCGGGTGCTGGGCGGTGTGGAACACCTGCCGGACGGGCTGAGCCGGGAAGCCGCCCCCTTCGCCGCTGCCATCATGACCACCGACACGCGCCCCAAGACCGCGGAAGCGACCCTCAGCACCGGCGCGCGCATCGTGGGCACCGCCAAGGGCAGCGGCATGATTCACCCCGACATGGCGACGATGTTCGCCTTCGCCTTCAGCGACGCGGGGGTGGACCAGGCGGCGCTGCGGGCAGCCTTTCCCGGCATCGTGGCCCGGACCTTCAACGCGGTCACGGTGGACGGCGACACCAGCACCAACGACATGGCCATGGTCCTGGCGAACGGGCGGGCGGGCGAGGTGGACCTCGCGGAGTTCCTGGCCGCGCTGGAGGGCGTGATGCGCGACCTGGCCCGCCAGATTGCCGCCGACGGCGAGGGCGCGACCAAGCTGCTCACCGTGCGGGTCACGGGGGCGCGGAGTGAGGCCGAGGCGCTGGCCGCCGCGCGCACCTGCTGCGTCAGCCCGCTGCTCAAGAGCGCCGTGCACGGCAACGACCCCAACTGGGGCCGCGTCATCATGGCGGTGGGACGCAGCGGGGCCGCCGTGAACGTCGAGGGGATGAGGGTGACGGTGCAGGGCACGCCCGTCTTTGCCGGCAAGCCCCTCCCCTATGACGCCGCGCGGGTGAGCGACAGCATGAACGCGCCCGAGGTCGTCTTCGAGGTGGACCTGGGGGCCGGGGACGCGGCGGGCGAGGCCTGGGGCTGCGACCTGAGCGCCGAGTACGTGAGCATCAACGCGGACTACACGACCTGA